The following are encoded in a window of Lates calcarifer isolate ASB-BC8 linkage group LG20, TLL_Latcal_v3, whole genome shotgun sequence genomic DNA:
- the capns1a gene encoding calpain small subunit 1a: protein MFMAKRLIGGFIDVISNIDPAQFVPSDPPPPRRPAVYAEQHESDEEKQFRRVFQQLAGDDMEVSPTELMDILNRIIAKHGDLKTDGFSIESCRSMVAVMDSDSTGKLGFHEFKHLWNNIKKWQAMYKSYDTDGSGLIGADELPNAFRAAGFPLNDQLFQMLTRRYSDEDGNMDFDNYIGCLVRLDAMCRAFKTLDKDNNGTIKVNIQEWLQLTMYS, encoded by the exons ATGTTTATGGCCAAAAGACTCATTGGTGGCTTCATTGATGTTATAAG TAACATCGACCCAGCCCAGTTTGTGCCTTCTGACCCT CCTCCACCACGTAGACCAGCTGTATATGCTGAGCAGCATGAGAGTGATGAGGAGAAACAGTTCCGCAGAGTCTTCCAGCAGCTTGCTGGAGAT GACATGGAAGTGAGCCCCACTGAGCTGATGGACATCCTAAATAGAATCATTGCAAAGC ATGGTGATCTGAAGACAGATGGTTTCAGCATTGAGTCTTGCAGGAGCATGGTGGCAGTCATGGAT AGTGACAGCACTGGAAAACTTGGCTTTCATGAATTCAAACACCTCTGGAACAACATAAAGAAATGGCAGGCAA TGTACAAGTCCTACGACACAGATGGCTCAGGTCTCATTGGTGCAGATGAGCTGCCCAACGCtttcagagctgcag GCTTCCCGCTCAATGATCAGCTGTTCCAGATGTTAACTCGCAGATACAGCGATGAAGATGGGAACATGGATTTTGATAACTACATTGGCTGCCTTGTGAGGCTGGATGCCATGTGCC GTGCCTTCAAAACCCTGGATAAGGATAACAATGGGACTATCAAAGTCAATATTCAGGAG TGGCTTCAGTTGACCATGTACTCTTGA
- the zgc:153990 gene encoding nuclear apoptosis-inducing factor 1 yields MSSPIYYNQDSVIRFKKRKARFSFSEVHILLDEVRKHRMVVVGKFNRGVPTDMKKRTWAEITARVNEIGECQREVIEVIKKWSDLKCDTKRKVAAMRSGTVPNRGLNSRLSRDLNQTEKIVLQILEMDEEDQNIGDFGPLGDDDDVPEEEEEMEEEEMIGMQSSPNGGLEMTPMPPPASYAMSGPAQSGDSSQPAFDVQYEVPATEDTEAAFGESDDDQRDDVPPSTQAAKPTEDHQGNNGIQKQGQPQTSSGPSTSSAAPLMPGQPTQNARDSMLHNASLSLQEQHATNILLETVSRSLELLSESVQQLAETQQEFVRESLQLQRETVQVLRDFTGGAIALMHDKLNGRPAL; encoded by the exons ATGTCTTCACCAATATACTACAACCAAGACAGTGTTATTCGcttcaagaaaagaaaagctcgCTTCTCTTTCAGTGAAGTCCACATTCTGTTGGATGAAGTGAGGAAGCATCGTATGGTTGTTGTTG gCAAATTCAATCGTGGCGTGCCAACAGACATGAAGAAACGCACATGGGCAGAGATCACTGCACGTGTCAATGAGATTGGGGAGTGCCAACGTGAAGTCATTGAGGTCATCAAGAAATGGTCTGACCTTAAATGTGACACCAAGCGGAAAGTGGCTGCTATGCGGTCAGGGACAGTGCCCAACAGGGGCCTCAACTCACGTCTTTCCCGAGACCTTAATCAGACAGAGAAAATTGTGCTTCAGATCCTGGAGATGGACGAGGAAGACCAGAACATTGGTGACTTTGGCCCTCtgggagatgatgatgatgtgccagaggaggaagaagaaatggaagaggaggaaatgataGGAATGCAAAGTTCTCCCAACGGTGGGTTGGAAATGACGCCTATGCCCCCACCAGCCTCCTATGCCATGAGTGGACCTGCACAGTCAG GTGACTCTTCACAACCTGCCTTTGATGTGCAGTACGAAGTACCTGCGACAGAAG ATACTGAAGCTGCGTTTGGAGAGTCGGACGATGACCAAAGGGATGACGTGCCTCCTTCCACTCAGGCAGCAAAACCAACAGAGGACCATCAAGGAAACAATGGCATCCAGAAACAAGGACAACCTCAGACGTCCTCCGGACCTTCAACGTCTTCAGCTGCACCTTTGATGCCAGGTCAGCCCACTCAGAACGCTAGGGACAGCATGCTGCATAATGCATCACTGAGCCTTCAAGAGCAACATGCCACCAACATCCTGCTGGAGACGGTTTCGCGCTCCCTGGAGCTGCTGTCTGAGTCGGTGCAACAGCTGGCAGAGACTCAACAGGAGTTTGTGCGGGAGTCGCTGCAACTCCAGCGGGAGACAGTGCAAGTTCTCAGAGACTTCACAGGTGGAGCCATAGCACTCATGCATGACAAACTTAATGGACGGCCAGCATTATAG
- the dlb gene encoding delta-like protein B produces the protein MAHLHLRYLLALALVHAVLSSGVFELKIHSFHTAQRICRRHRDCHIFFRICLKHPEDVISAEPPCTFGTGQTNVIRADHTSISSSAPIRVPFHFKWPGTFSLIIEAWNAESPTEYTDNQNNLVSRLATRRRLAIGEDWSQDVHFGEQSELRYSYHVFCDEYYFGDGCADYCRPRDDTLGHYTCDEEGNRICLEGWKGNYCSEPICSADCSERHGYCEAPGGCTCRMGWQGPSCNECVRYPGCLHGTCSQPWQCNCQEGWGGLFCDQDLNYCTNHKPCANGATCTNTGQGSYTCTCRPGFGGTNCELETNECDSNPCKNGGSCNDLENDYSCTCPQGFYGKNCEIIAMTCADGPCFNGGTCVETMTGGYTCRCPPSYTGSNCEKKLDRCSNRPCLNGDECLDLGQSILCRCQAGFTGANCQINIDDCASSPCQNAGTCQDGVNDYTCSCTLGYTGKNCSVRSDACGVRPCQNGGTCFTHFTGPVCQCPKGFMGPSCEFTLQPSFKPALRQTSQPSSATLTISCILAILVLVLVAGIIFLRRRRRLQGRKQLSDIAVYNDLETVNNLGGSEREAFLSPNGLFKISNSTARLSLSLCPDGRSGYRHNPVESSLARGDRQDFMWRDEANLGSGAGLR, from the exons ATGGCACATCTACACCTAAGATACCTCTTGGCTTTGGCCTTGGTGCACGCA GTTTTGTCCTCTGGTGTGTTTGAGCTGAAGATTCATTCATTCCACACGGCACAGCGCATCTGCAGAAGACACAGGGACTGTCACATATTTTTCAGAATTTGTCTAAAACACCCGGAGGATGTGATCTCCGCAGAGCCACCTTGCACCTTTGGCACCGGTCAAACCAACGTCATCAGGGCCGATCACACCTCCATCTCCAGCAGCGCTCCCATCAGGGTGCCCTTTCACTTCAAGTGGCCG GGAACATTTTCGTTGATCATTGAAGCTTGGAACGCCGAATCTCCAACTGAATACACAG ACAACCAAAACAACCTCGTGAGCCGTCTGGCGACCAGGAGGAGACTTGCCATCGGAGAAGACTGGTCCCAGGACGTGCACTTTGGCGAGCAGAGCGAGCTGCGCTACTCCTACCACGTCTTCTGCGATGAGTACTACTTTGGAGACGGCTGCGCTGACTACTGCAGGCCGAGGGACGACACGCTGGGTCACTACACCTGCGACGAGGAGGGCAACCGCATCTGCCTGGAGGGCTGGAAAGGAAACTACTGCTCTGAGC CCATCTGCTCGGCGGACTGCAGCGAGAGGCACGGCTACTGCGAGGCCCCAGGGGGCTGTACATGTCGCATGGGCTGGCAGGGCCCCTCCTGCAATGAATGCGTCCGCTATCCAGGCTGCCTCCACGGGACGTGCAGCCAGCCGTGGCAATGTAACTGtcaggaggggtgggggggtcttTTCTGCGACCAGGATCTGAACTACTGCACTAACCACAAGCCCTGCGCCAACGGCGCAACCTGCACCAACACGGGCCAGGGCAGTTACACCTGCACCTGCCGGCCCGGCTTCGGTGGCACCAACTGTGAACTGGAAACCAATGAGTGCGACAGCAACCCCTGCAAGAACGGAGGCAGCTGCAAC GACCTGGAGAACGACTACTCATGCACCTGCCCTCAGGGATTCTACGGTAAGAACTGCGAGATCATTGCCATGACGTGCGCCGACGGTCCCTGCTTCAACGGCGGAACTTGTGTAGAGACGATGACTGGTGGCTATACCTGCCGCTGCCCTCCCAGCTACACTGGCTCCAACTGTGAGAAGAAACTTGACCGCTGCAGCAACAGGCCCTGTCTGAACG GTGATGAGTGTCTGGATCTTGGCCAGAGCATCCTGTGCCGCTGTCAGGCAGGTTTTACTGGTGCCAACTGCCAGATCAATATTGACGACTGCGCCTCAAGTCCCTGCCAGAATGCCGGAACCTGCCAAGATGGTGTCAATGACTACACCTGCTCCTGCACCTTGGGTTACACTGGCAAGAATTGCAGTGTGCGCTCGGATGCCTGCGGTGTCCGTCCATGCCAGAATGGTGGCACTTGCTTCACCCACTTCACCGGGCCAGTATGCCAGTGTCCCAAGGGCTTCATGGGTCCAAGTTGTGAGTTCACGCTTCAGCCCAGTTTCAAGCCAGCCTTGCGCCAAACCTCCCAGCCTTCCTCTGCCACCCTCACCATCTCCTGCATTCTAGCTATTCTGGTGCTGGTTCTGGTTGCAGGCATTATCTTcctgaggagaagaaggaggctGCAAGGGAGGAAGCAGCTGAGTGACATTGCAGTTTATAATGACTTGGAGACGGTCAACAACCTGggaggaagtgagagagaagcCTTCCTCAGTCCTAATGGCCTGTTCAAGATCAGCAACAGTACAGCTCGCctcagcctctccctctgcccAGATGGCAGATCTGGGTACAGGCACAATCCCGTGGAGAGCAGCCTGGCCAGAGGTGACCGTCAGGACTTTATGTGGAGGGACGAGGCCAACCTGGGCTCTGGAGCAGGGCTTagatga